The following proteins are encoded in a genomic region of Vibrio spartinae:
- the lepB gene encoding signal peptidase I, protein MANTFSLILVIVTLVTGIIWALEKFVWAKKRQQKRDEILAQTKELDPSLQHQVLPQPWWVENSVSIFPVIALVLIVRSFIFEPFQIPSGSMKPTLLIGDFILVEKFAYGLRDPVTHTEFLPIGKPKRGDIAVFRYPPNPSIDYIKRVVGLPGDIVRYSSDKRICIQPKGATKCKVVSQSNRVRSDLKSNVAPMEQLDEQLGQVKHHILINPWRMDNPINYKPRPGVNEWVVPEGHYFMMGDNRDNSADSRYWGFVPEANLVGKAVAIWISFEFNRSPDSVLPSWIPTGVRLNRIGQIH, encoded by the coding sequence ATGGCGAATACATTTTCACTCATACTAGTCATTGTGACGCTTGTGACCGGGATTATCTGGGCTCTCGAAAAGTTTGTTTGGGCGAAAAAACGCCAGCAAAAGCGCGATGAGATTCTGGCTCAGACCAAAGAGCTCGACCCATCCCTACAGCATCAAGTTTTACCTCAGCCATGGTGGGTAGAAAATAGTGTTTCTATTTTTCCCGTTATTGCGTTGGTTCTGATTGTTCGGTCATTTATTTTTGAACCGTTTCAAATCCCATCAGGGTCGATGAAACCGACCTTGCTTATTGGTGATTTTATACTGGTTGAGAAATTTGCGTATGGCTTGAGAGATCCGGTGACACATACCGAGTTTTTGCCTATCGGTAAGCCTAAGCGTGGCGATATCGCTGTGTTCCGTTATCCACCGAATCCGAGTATTGATTATATTAAACGCGTTGTCGGATTACCGGGTGATATTGTTCGTTACAGTTCCGATAAGCGTATTTGTATTCAGCCAAAAGGTGCAACAAAATGTAAGGTCGTGTCACAGTCAAATCGTGTGCGGAGTGACCTGAAATCGAATGTAGCACCGATGGAGCAACTCGATGAGCAATTGGGTCAGGTGAAGCACCATATTTTGATTAATCCATGGCGGATGGATAACCCGATAAATTATAAACCTCGTCCGGGGGTGAATGAATGGGTTGTTCCTGAAGGGCACTATTTTATGATGGGTGATAATCGGGATAACAGTGCTGATAGCCGTTACTGGGGATTTGTTCCTGAAGCCAATCTGGTCGGTAAGGCCGTTGCTATATGGATTAGTTTTGAGTTTAACCGCTCGCCTGATAGCGTGTTACCATCATGGATTCCGACTGGGGTTCGCTTGAATCGAATTGGTCAGATTCATTAA
- the acpS gene encoding holo-ACP synthase, translated as MAIVGFGTDIVEIERIAAAISRNGDAFAQRILSEREFAIYTQSKKPERFLAKRFAVKEAASKALGTGIAQGVSLQDFTVLNDELGKPWLQLSGKAEEFAQSFGVNAIHLSISDERRYAVASVILENNTGH; from the coding sequence ATGGCAATTGTCGGCTTTGGGACGGATATTGTCGAAATTGAGCGGATCGCGGCTGCGATTTCCAGAAATGGAGATGCTTTTGCGCAGCGTATTCTGAGTGAGCGTGAGTTTGCGATTTATACGCAGAGTAAAAAACCGGAGCGATTTTTAGCGAAACGGTTTGCGGTCAAAGAAGCCGCTTCAAAAGCATTGGGAACCGGGATCGCACAAGGCGTTTCACTACAGGATTTTACCGTGTTGAATGATGAACTCGGTAAACCATGGCTACAGTTGAGTGGCAAAGCCGAAGAATTTGCTCAGTCATTTGGTGTGAATGCCATCCATCTTTCGATATCAGATGAGCGACGCTACGCCGTTGCTTCCGTGATT
- the rnc gene encoding ribonuclease III, producing MNSPTYKLEKKIGYQFSDGAVLELALTHRSANGHHNERLEFLGDSILSFVIADELYHRFPKSNEGDMSRMRATLVRGNTLAELAREFELGDYLKLGPGELKSGGFRRDSIIADAVEAIIGAIYLDSDIESIRRIILEWYQTRLDAIQPGVSQKDPKTRLQEYLQGRRKPLPVYTVTNIKGEAHNQDFTVSCEIAGIGIPVIGKGTSRRKAEQAAAELALEQLNNG from the coding sequence ATGAATTCTCCAACATATAAACTTGAGAAAAAAATAGGGTATCAGTTCAGTGATGGCGCTGTACTGGAGCTCGCACTGACACACCGGAGTGCGAATGGTCATCATAACGAGCGTCTTGAGTTTCTGGGCGATTCAATTTTAAGTTTTGTCATCGCAGATGAGCTTTATCACCGTTTTCCGAAGAGTAACGAAGGTGATATGAGCCGGATGCGTGCGACGCTTGTCCGGGGGAACACTCTGGCTGAGCTGGCTCGGGAGTTTGAGCTGGGAGATTACTTAAAATTAGGTCCAGGGGAACTAAAAAGTGGTGGTTTCCGCCGCGATTCAATTATTGCCGATGCCGTTGAAGCGATTATTGGCGCCATTTATCTGGATAGTGATATCGAGTCGATCCGGCGGATCATTTTAGAGTGGTATCAGACGCGTTTGGACGCGATTCAGCCCGGGGTGTCGCAAAAAGATCCCAAAACTCGGCTACAAGAGTACCTGCAAGGCAGAAGAAAACCGCTTCCTGTTTATACAGTGACTAATATTAAAGGTGAGGCACACAACCAAGATTTTACTGTGTCATGTGAAATAGCGGGTATCGGAATACCTGTTATCGGAAAAGGCACCAGTCGCCGCAAGGCAGAACAAGCGGCTGCAGAGCTAGCACTAGAGCAATTGAATAATGGCTGA
- the era gene encoding GTPase Era, translated as MADKEFDIDAFFASESQEESKPENQHCGFVAIVGRPNVGKSTLLNQLLGQKISITSRKPQTTRHRIMGVDTDGDYQAIYVDTPGLHIEEKRAINRLMNRAASSSLSDVNLVLFLVEGTHWTQDDEMVFTKLNKAGFPVILCVNKVDNVKDRNEVMLHMYELSTKMNFVDVIPISAKHGKNIDAIRQHVRGHLPKAVHHFPSEYVTDRSQRFMASEILREKIMRFTGEELPYSVTVDIERFDYNPETDGFHINGLILVERIGQKKMIIGKGGEKIKTIGREARLDMEALFGRKVYLETWVKVKSGWADDERALRSLGYIDDL; from the coding sequence ATGGCTGATAAAGAATTTGATATTGATGCTTTTTTTGCATCAGAAAGTCAGGAAGAGAGTAAACCAGAGAACCAACATTGTGGTTTTGTGGCGATTGTCGGACGCCCCAATGTTGGTAAATCCACCTTACTGAACCAGCTACTGGGACAGAAAATTTCGATAACATCGCGTAAGCCGCAGACGACACGCCATCGAATTATGGGCGTTGATACGGACGGGGACTATCAGGCAATCTATGTGGATACGCCGGGGCTACATATTGAGGAAAAACGAGCGATTAACCGTCTCATGAACCGTGCTGCAAGCAGCTCACTCAGTGATGTTAATTTAGTTCTTTTTCTGGTCGAAGGCACTCACTGGACCCAAGATGATGAAATGGTGTTTACCAAGCTGAATAAAGCGGGGTTTCCGGTCATTCTTTGTGTCAATAAAGTCGATAACGTTAAAGACCGTAATGAAGTGATGTTGCACATGTACGAATTGTCTACCAAGATGAATTTTGTTGATGTGATTCCCATTTCTGCAAAACACGGTAAAAACATTGATGCGATTCGTCAGCATGTTCGCGGCCATCTTCCGAAAGCGGTTCACCATTTCCCGAGTGAATATGTGACTGACCGCTCGCAACGCTTTATGGCGTCAGAGATCCTCCGGGAAAAAATCATGCGTTTTACCGGTGAAGAGCTCCCTTATTCGGTGACGGTCGATATTGAACGGTTTGATTACAACCCGGAAACCGATGGTTTTCATATCAATGGCTTGATTTTGGTCGAGCGGATCGGTCAGAAGAAAATGATCATCGGCAAAGGGGGCGAAAAAATCAAAACGATAGGTCGCGAAGCCCGTCTTGATATGGAAGCGTTATTTGGTCGTAAAGTCTATCTGGAAACGTGGGTCAAAGTGAAATCCGGTTGGGCTGACGATGAAAGAGCACTAAGAAGTTTGGGATATATTGACGATCTATAG
- the recO gene encoding DNA repair protein RecO, which produces MSENQLQRCFVLHRRSYSESSLIIDVFTEEFGRMTLLSKGARRIRSPLKAVLQPFVPLFLKWSGKGSMRTLRQAEPISLGLPLTGIHLYSALYVNELLARLIPSEVPLPGLFYDYLQVLTELAQSSNPEPALRRFELSLLACLGYGVDFLHCAGSGEPVVPTMTYRYREQKGFIASVRKDNLTFVGEELIAISERRFTTQAQLQAAKRFTRIALKPYLGAKPLKSRELFISQIGISRARSKGT; this is translated from the coding sequence ATGTCAGAGAACCAACTTCAGCGTTGTTTTGTTTTACATCGACGCTCATATAGTGAAAGCAGCCTGATTATCGATGTCTTCACTGAAGAATTCGGGCGAATGACTTTACTGTCTAAAGGTGCACGTCGCATCCGTTCTCCGCTAAAAGCTGTGTTGCAACCCTTTGTACCACTGTTTCTGAAATGGTCGGGGAAGGGGTCGATGCGCACATTGCGTCAGGCCGAGCCGATCAGTCTGGGTTTACCTTTGACTGGCATTCATTTATATTCAGCGTTATATGTCAATGAATTACTGGCACGACTCATCCCTTCAGAAGTTCCCTTACCGGGACTTTTTTATGATTATCTGCAAGTATTGACCGAACTGGCACAGTCATCGAATCCAGAGCCGGCGCTACGGCGTTTTGAACTCTCGCTACTGGCTTGTTTGGGGTATGGCGTCGATTTTTTGCACTGTGCCGGCAGCGGAGAACCGGTTGTTCCGACGATGACTTATCGATATCGGGAACAAAAAGGATTTATCGCTTCCGTTCGCAAAGATAATCTGACGTTTGTGGGAGAAGAGTTGATAGCCATTAGTGAACGACGCTTCACGACACAAGCACAGTTACAGGCGGCCAAACGGTTTACCCGGATAGCACTCAAACCTTATCTGGGGGCCAAACCACTCAAAAGCCGAGAACTGTTCATTTCTCAAATTGGTATTTCGAGAGCACGGAGTAAAGGAACATGA
- the pdxJ gene encoding pyridoxine 5'-phosphate synthase — MSAILLGVNIDHIATLRNARGTKYPDPVHAAEVAERAGADGITIHLREDRRHILDRDVKILRETLQTRMNLEMAVTDEMVAIALEVCPDYVCLVPEKREELTTEGGLDVLGQLEKVKAATHKLTEAGIKVSLFIDADKEQIDAAKACGAPYVELHTGHYADAETSAAQQDELKKISAAASYASDIGLIVNAGHGLTYHNVAAIAAMPEIHELNIGHSIIGRAIFDGFAKAVADMKSLMIEARR, encoded by the coding sequence ATGAGCGCAATTCTTTTAGGCGTTAATATCGATCATATTGCAACATTACGGAATGCACGTGGGACTAAATACCCTGATCCGGTTCATGCAGCAGAGGTTGCTGAGCGTGCTGGCGCAGATGGGATAACGATTCATTTGAGAGAAGATCGTCGCCATATTCTTGATCGTGATGTCAAAATTTTAAGAGAGACACTACAAACTCGAATGAATTTAGAAATGGCCGTCACGGATGAAATGGTGGCTATCGCATTAGAGGTTTGCCCGGACTATGTTTGTCTCGTTCCTGAGAAGCGTGAGGAACTAACCACTGAAGGTGGTCTGGACGTGTTAGGGCAACTTGAGAAAGTCAAAGCGGCGACTCACAAGTTAACTGAAGCCGGTATCAAAGTGTCGCTTTTCATCGATGCGGATAAAGAACAGATTGATGCTGCTAAGGCCTGTGGAGCGCCTTACGTTGAGCTACATACGGGGCATTATGCAGATGCAGAAACCTCTGCGGCTCAGCAAGATGAGTTGAAGAAAATTTCAGCGGCAGCCAGTTATGCCAGTGATATCGGTCTGATCGTCAATGCCGGTCACGGTTTGACTTATCATAATGTTGCTGCCATTGCTGCAATGCCGGAGATCCACGAACTGAATATCGGCCATTCGATTATTGGTCGTGCTATCTTTGACGGTTTTGCGAAGGCTGTGGCAGATATGAAGTCCTTAATGATAGAGGCCCGACGCTAA